A region from the Sphingomonas brevis genome encodes:
- a CDS encoding ATP-binding protein — MTPAEEPRFDWRRGGAAAVALFATLVLLGMVVLVAITNSARDKALQAERHAYDVALLTRTADASIARAEAAVGRFALDQNAAISGSRYYAQWRLAGQQISQLERSVSTDAAQRRRVEELKQLFNERGQQFSDVARYSSARQKDYGLRYYYSISLKQGELADTGTRLRAKLVEIAEAERGALSQKIEESQFFSAEADRLTDYLSWLGVIVGLFAIFMGYIAVQALRQNVTARREAENEAERAQVLEQAVRERTQELWEANQALKAEAIERQAAEAQLRQVQKMEAVGQLTGGIAHDFNNMLAVVVGGIDLARRRLDGPRREVMAHLTNAMEGATRAAALTRRLLSFARSEPLLPERLDASILLAGMNELLDRTLGERIKVTTKLAEDAWPVFVDPHQLENAILNLAVNARDAMDGTGKLTIRTHNRKLQANAVGDIRAGEYLVIQVKDTGCGMTAEVRERAFEPFFTTKAVGKGTGLGLSQIFGFAHQSGGEVGIESEVGKGTTVSIYLPRTEAQASNVRTHPAMQAKAEEDMTVPGARLLLVEDDPRVRTATVGALEDLGYEPIACSSGAEALALFDSMEFDLVISDVIMPEMTGPEMVRELKSRRSDVAVLFVTGYVGEGDGDELVGYDLLRKPFTVSTLASAVAGAIARRPTESRPIGGAAAAG; from the coding sequence ATGACGCCAGCGGAAGAACCCAGGTTCGACTGGCGCCGCGGGGGCGCCGCGGCGGTGGCGCTGTTCGCCACGCTGGTTCTCCTCGGCATGGTCGTGCTGGTCGCGATCACCAACAGCGCACGCGACAAGGCTCTTCAGGCCGAGCGGCACGCCTATGACGTGGCCCTGCTGACCCGCACGGCCGATGCCAGCATCGCTCGCGCCGAGGCTGCCGTGGGGCGGTTTGCCCTAGACCAAAATGCGGCGATCAGCGGCAGCCGCTACTATGCCCAATGGCGCCTCGCCGGACAGCAGATTTCCCAGCTGGAGCGATCGGTTTCGACCGACGCCGCGCAGCGCCGTCGGGTCGAAGAACTGAAACAGCTGTTCAACGAACGCGGGCAGCAGTTCAGCGACGTCGCCCGCTACAGCTCCGCGCGCCAGAAGGACTACGGCCTCCGCTATTATTATTCGATCTCGCTCAAGCAGGGCGAGCTGGCGGATACGGGGACCCGGTTAAGGGCCAAGCTGGTCGAAATAGCGGAAGCCGAGCGGGGCGCGCTGTCACAGAAAATCGAGGAATCCCAGTTCTTTTCCGCAGAAGCCGACCGGCTTACCGACTATCTGAGCTGGCTCGGCGTGATCGTCGGGCTGTTCGCCATCTTCATGGGTTATATCGCCGTCCAGGCACTGCGGCAGAACGTGACGGCGCGGCGCGAAGCAGAAAACGAGGCAGAGCGCGCCCAGGTGCTTGAGCAGGCGGTCCGTGAACGGACCCAGGAACTGTGGGAGGCCAACCAGGCGCTGAAGGCGGAGGCGATCGAGCGCCAGGCGGCCGAGGCTCAGCTTCGTCAGGTCCAGAAGATGGAAGCTGTCGGTCAGCTGACCGGCGGCATTGCTCATGACTTCAACAATATGCTGGCCGTGGTGGTTGGCGGCATCGACCTTGCCCGGCGCCGGCTGGACGGACCGCGGCGCGAAGTGATGGCCCACCTTACCAACGCAATGGAGGGCGCGACGCGCGCTGCCGCCTTGACCCGCCGGCTGCTGTCGTTTGCCCGCTCCGAGCCGCTGCTTCCGGAGCGGCTTGACGCCTCGATCCTGTTGGCCGGCATGAACGAGTTACTCGACCGCACGCTGGGAGAGCGGATTAAGGTTACGACCAAGTTGGCCGAGGACGCCTGGCCGGTCTTCGTCGACCCGCATCAGCTTGAGAATGCGATTCTCAATCTCGCGGTTAACGCGCGCGATGCCATGGATGGAACCGGAAAACTTACCATCCGTACGCATAATCGGAAATTGCAGGCCAACGCAGTCGGAGACATTCGGGCCGGCGAATATCTCGTGATCCAAGTGAAGGATACGGGTTGCGGCATGACCGCAGAGGTCAGGGAACGGGCCTTCGAACCCTTCTTCACGACCAAAGCGGTCGGCAAGGGGACCGGCCTGGGGCTTAGCCAGATTTTCGGCTTCGCTCACCAGTCCGGCGGCGAGGTCGGAATCGAAAGCGAAGTGGGTAAAGGGACCACGGTGTCGATCTACCTGCCGCGGACCGAAGCCCAAGCCAGCAATGTCCGGACCCATCCGGCGATGCAGGCCAAGGCAGAGGAGGATATGACCGTACCTGGAGCGCGACTCCTGCTTGTCGAGGACGATCCGCGAGTCCGGACCGCGACGGTCGGGGCGCTTGAGGACCTCGGCTATGAGCCGATCGCCTGTTCCAGCGGGGCAGAAGCGCTGGCGCTGTTCGACAGCATGGAGTTCGACCTGGTCATTTCCGACGTGATCATGCCTGAAATGACTGGGCCGGAAATGGTTCGCGAGCTTAAATCGCGCCGCTCCGATGTCGCGGTGCTGTTCGTCACCGGCTATGTTGGCGAAGGCGACGGCGACGAACTCGTTGGCTATGACCTGCTGAGAAAACCCTTCACCGTCAGCACCCTGGCCAGTGCGGTCGCCGGAGCCATCGCCCGCCGGCCTACCGAATCGCGCCCGATCGGAGGAGCCGCGGCAGCAGGCTGA
- the lptG gene encoding LPS export ABC transporter permease LptG, which yields MINLDFMPSRQLALYAARLFLTRSLAVLIMLVLVLMTLDLLGESGKILKVPGNGEAELWRYVSLRVPLLVSRFLPFSVLLGALIAFAGLNQHSEVVSMKAAGLSAHQILAPMIVASFGVAVALFAFNELVVVKSARTINAWTDADYKPIPPASGILSNVWIRDGDNIVRARIVTGRGAKTELHDVSIYGREHGALASVTDGERAVQVPGGWRLDKVRTYDARMNIVMSRPQEIVLRDVEPSRFTLARVDPDERDFVALRGEIDALAAAGRPTDEARTGWWHKISGPLSTMLMPLLAATAAFGLARSGHVLLRATIGMALGFTYFVADNFSLALGNYGAYPPFLAAWAPFLLFLLIGEFVLIRQEE from the coding sequence ATGATCAACCTCGACTTCATGCCTTCGCGCCAACTGGCGCTTTACGCCGCGCGACTGTTCCTGACCCGCAGCCTGGCCGTATTGATCATGTTGGTCTTGGTGCTGATGACTCTCGACCTGCTCGGGGAGTCCGGCAAAATCCTGAAGGTGCCCGGCAATGGCGAGGCTGAGCTGTGGCGCTATGTGTCGCTGCGCGTCCCGCTGCTGGTTTCGCGATTCCTGCCTTTCTCGGTCCTGCTCGGGGCGCTGATCGCCTTCGCCGGCCTGAACCAGCACAGCGAAGTCGTATCAATGAAGGCAGCCGGACTGTCGGCCCATCAGATCCTGGCGCCGATGATTGTCGCCAGCTTCGGTGTCGCCGTCGCGCTGTTCGCCTTCAATGAACTGGTCGTGGTCAAGTCGGCACGCACGATCAATGCCTGGACCGACGCGGACTATAAGCCGATCCCGCCCGCCAGCGGCATCCTTTCAAACGTTTGGATCCGCGATGGAGACAATATCGTCCGGGCACGCATCGTTACCGGCCGGGGGGCGAAAACCGAGCTGCACGACGTTTCCATTTATGGCCGCGAGCATGGCGCGCTGGCCAGCGTGACCGACGGCGAACGGGCCGTGCAGGTTCCGGGCGGCTGGCGGTTGGATAAGGTCCGAACCTACGATGCCCGGATGAACATCGTCATGAGCCGGCCGCAGGAAATCGTCCTGCGGGACGTCGAGCCGAGCCGCTTCACCCTCGCCCGGGTCGATCCCGACGAGCGGGACTTCGTCGCGCTTCGCGGGGAAATCGACGCACTGGCGGCGGCGGGACGGCCAACCGATGAAGCGAGGACCGGCTGGTGGCACAAGATCAGTGGCCCGCTCTCCACCATGCTGATGCCATTGCTCGCGGCAACCGCGGCCTTCGGGTTGGCGCGGTCGGGACATGTGCTGCTCCGCGCAACGATCGGCATGGCGCTGGGCTTCACCTATTTCGTGGCCGACAACTTCAGCCTGGCGCTGGGCAATTATGGCGCTTACCCGCCGTTCCTGGCTGCGTGGGCGCCGTTCCTGCTGTTCCTACTGATCGGCGAGTTCGTCCTGATCAGGCAGGAAGAGTAG
- a CDS encoding DUF2141 domain-containing protein, whose product MSKSAIPVLIGGAALSAATTALALAVPAGTATDCTAGKPSVLVHVAGLKQPRGQLKVSLYGGDADRWLSKGGRIGKVKVPVTGTAMDICMPVPAPGRYAVAVHHDFNRNGGRDRQDGGGYSRDPKVSLFNPKPSFSKAAFTVGNGPARVGVRLLYVKGLGVGPAGS is encoded by the coding sequence ATGTCCAAATCGGCGATCCCCGTGTTGATCGGTGGCGCTGCCCTTTCGGCGGCGACGACGGCGCTCGCCCTGGCTGTCCCGGCCGGCACTGCCACCGACTGTACGGCAGGCAAGCCCTCCGTGCTGGTCCATGTCGCGGGCCTCAAGCAACCGCGCGGACAGTTGAAAGTATCGCTTTATGGCGGAGACGCCGATCGCTGGCTGTCCAAGGGCGGCCGCATCGGCAAGGTCAAGGTTCCCGTCACCGGCACCGCAATGGACATTTGCATGCCGGTGCCTGCACCGGGGCGGTACGCCGTCGCGGTACATCATGATTTCAACCGCAATGGTGGGCGCGACCGGCAGGATGGCGGAGGCTATTCCCGCGATCCCAAAGTCAGCCTGTTCAATCCAAAGCCGTCCTTTTCCAAGGCCGCCTTCACGGTTGGCAACGGCCCGGCTCGGGTTGGCGTCAGGTTGCTCTATGTCAAAGGCCTTGGCGTAGGGCCTGCGGGCAGCTGA
- the spt gene encoding serine palmitoyltransferase — protein MSDLFSKFDPLIETREQLLSTGLTDPFGLVMEKVISPTVAICNGRETILLGTYNYMGMTFDPDVVEAGKQALDEYGSGTTGSRVLNGTYAGHKAVEQALMDFYAMDHAMVFSTGYQANLGIISTVAGKDDYIILDIDSHASIYDGCALGNAQIVPFRHNDIGALEKRLQRVPPGAGKLVVLEGVYSMLGDIAPLKEMVAVSKAHGAMVLVDEAHSMGFIGEHGRGVAEAQGVMDDVDFIVGTFSKSVGTVGGFCVSNHPKFEILRLVCRPYVFTASLPPSVVATAATSIRKLMHGSNKRAHLWENSKKLHAGLKALGFTLGTDEPQSAILAVIMPDLERGAAMWEALLHEGLYVNLARPPATPAGMTLLRCSLCAEHSSEQVDEILGMFEAAGRKTGVIG, from the coding sequence TTGAGCGACCTGTTTTCCAAGTTCGATCCACTGATCGAAACCCGCGAGCAATTGCTTTCGACCGGCCTCACCGATCCGTTCGGGCTGGTCATGGAAAAGGTGATTTCGCCGACGGTCGCCATTTGCAACGGCCGCGAGACCATCCTGCTCGGCACCTACAATTACATGGGAATGACCTTCGACCCCGATGTGGTCGAAGCCGGCAAGCAGGCACTCGACGAATATGGTTCCGGCACCACCGGCAGCCGCGTCCTCAACGGCACATATGCCGGTCACAAGGCGGTCGAGCAGGCGCTGATGGACTTTTACGCCATGGACCATGCCATGGTGTTTTCGACCGGCTACCAGGCCAACCTCGGAATTATTTCGACGGTGGCCGGCAAGGACGATTACATCATTCTCGACATCGACAGCCACGCGTCGATCTATGACGGGTGCGCGCTGGGCAATGCCCAGATCGTGCCGTTCCGCCACAATGACATCGGCGCGCTGGAGAAGCGCCTCCAGCGAGTCCCGCCGGGAGCCGGCAAGCTGGTGGTGCTGGAGGGCGTCTATTCGATGCTGGGCGACATTGCGCCGCTCAAGGAAATGGTGGCCGTGTCCAAGGCCCATGGCGCGATGGTGCTGGTCGACGAGGCGCATTCGATGGGCTTCATCGGCGAGCATGGTCGCGGCGTTGCCGAGGCGCAGGGGGTAATGGATGACGTCGACTTTATCGTCGGCACATTTTCGAAATCGGTCGGGACGGTCGGCGGGTTCTGTGTCTCAAACCACCCCAAGTTCGAGATCCTGCGGCTAGTCTGCCGGCCTTATGTGTTCACCGCGTCGCTGCCGCCTAGCGTGGTGGCGACTGCCGCGACCTCCATTCGCAAGCTGATGCACGGGTCGAACAAGCGCGCCCATCTCTGGGAAAACAGCAAGAAGCTGCATGCCGGGCTCAAGGCATTGGGCTTCACCCTGGGCACGGACGAACCGCAATCGGCCATCCTTGCGGTGATCATGCCCGACCTCGAACGCGGCGCTGCGATGTGGGAGGCGCTGCTGCACGAAGGGCTTTACGTCAATCTCGCCCGGCCGCCGGCAACGCCGGCGGGTATGACCCTGCTTCGCTGCTCGCTATGCGCCGAGCACTCGAGCGAACAGGTCGACGAGATTCTCGGCATGTTTGAGGCGGCCGGCCGAAAGACCGGCGTGATCGGCTGA
- a CDS encoding GrpB family protein yields the protein MALETGDGSEHEMTMLPPYAVRLLPHDPQWAEQASVEAARILKAIWPAIIEMHHVGSTAIPGIAAKPIIDLVGVTPDLEKIEASRSAIEALGYAWHGEYGLEGRRFCTLSDPDSGLRRFHLHCYADGDHSIRRHIAFRDYLRARPEMAEAYQRMKESCAAKHPDDSNAYTICKDTWIKKTEAEALKYY from the coding sequence ATGGCACTTGAAACAGGCGATGGTTCCGAGCACGAAATGACCATGCTGCCGCCATATGCAGTCCGACTCCTGCCTCACGACCCACAATGGGCCGAGCAGGCGAGCGTGGAGGCGGCCCGCATCCTCAAGGCCATCTGGCCCGCGATTATTGAGATGCATCATGTCGGATCGACCGCGATCCCGGGAATCGCGGCCAAGCCGATCATCGACCTGGTCGGGGTTACGCCCGACCTTGAAAAGATCGAGGCTTCAAGATCCGCGATCGAAGCGCTCGGCTACGCATGGCACGGCGAATATGGGTTGGAAGGCCGGCGCTTCTGCACGCTCAGCGACCCGGACAGCGGCCTTCGCCGATTCCACCTCCACTGTTACGCCGACGGCGATCACAGCATTCGCCGCCACATCGCATTCCGCGACTATCTCCGTGCGCGCCCGGAAATGGCGGAGGCTTATCAGCGGATGAAAGAGAGTTGCGCTGCCAAGCACCCCGACGACAGCAATGCCTATACGATCTGCAAGGACACCTGGATCAAGAAGACCGAGGCCGAGGCGCTGAAATATTATTGA
- a CDS encoding acyl carrier protein, with amino-acid sequence MTDRAETEAKVKALIEPFNKKGIAVSDATRFAQDLEWDSLTVLDFVANIEDEFDILITMNQQAEIETVGQLVEAVGKLKAA; translated from the coding sequence ATGACCGACCGAGCCGAAACCGAAGCCAAAGTGAAGGCCCTGATCGAGCCTTTCAACAAGAAGGGGATTGCAGTTAGCGACGCGACCCGCTTCGCCCAGGACCTCGAATGGGACAGCCTGACGGTTCTCGACTTCGTCGCCAATATTGAGGACGAATTCGATATCCTCATCACCATGAACCAACAGGCCGAAATCGAAACGGTCGGGCAGCTGGTCGAGGCAGTCGGCAAGCTAAAGGCGGCTTGA
- a CDS encoding diacylglycerol/lipid kinase family protein, producing the protein MARPRIALISNPRSTGNLAQLPRIRAFCAEHPDIFHYEVEAASQIGDAMRTIARIEPAVLAINGGDGTVQAVLTELHNGGYFGTAAPPVAVLPSGKTNLIALDLGARGDPVEALDKLLGIARADMSPYLVARELISLSGGETGITPVIGMFLGGAGLADIMLYCRERVYPLGLPNSISHFITAIAVVVRQLFGLRASFLPPEPEMMSIQVRREGAITARFSFMFVTTLERLLLSHEVGSGGSGPLKFVAVEQKPFTLLRAFLASLVGDLGWTKLDGVHVEEADEIAIEGDASKVILDGETFRAGVGKPILLRPAQPLSFVRLAA; encoded by the coding sequence ATGGCACGGCCTCGGATCGCCCTGATCAGCAATCCCAGGTCGACGGGCAATCTTGCCCAGCTTCCGCGTATCCGCGCCTTTTGCGCCGAACATCCCGATATCTTCCATTACGAGGTGGAAGCAGCCAGCCAGATTGGCGACGCGATGCGGACCATCGCCCGGATCGAACCGGCGGTGCTCGCGATTAATGGCGGCGACGGCACGGTACAGGCCGTCCTGACCGAGCTTCACAATGGCGGCTACTTCGGCACCGCGGCGCCACCGGTAGCTGTCCTGCCCAGTGGCAAGACCAATTTGATCGCCCTGGACCTTGGTGCGCGAGGCGATCCGGTGGAAGCGCTCGACAAGCTGCTGGGCATCGCTCGGGCCGACATGTCGCCCTATTTGGTCGCGCGCGAACTGATCTCGTTGTCCGGCGGAGAGACCGGGATCACCCCGGTCATCGGCATGTTCCTCGGCGGCGCCGGGCTTGCCGACATCATGCTCTATTGCCGCGAGCGGGTCTATCCGCTGGGCCTGCCCAACAGCATCAGCCATTTCATCACCGCCATCGCGGTGGTGGTGCGGCAATTGTTTGGCTTGCGCGCAAGTTTCCTGCCGCCCGAACCGGAAATGATGAGCATCCAGGTCCGCCGCGAAGGGGCGATTACCGCGCGCTTTTCCTTCATGTTCGTCACCACGCTCGAACGGCTGCTGCTGTCCCACGAGGTAGGCTCGGGGGGCAGCGGCCCGCTTAAATTCGTTGCCGTGGAGCAGAAGCCCTTCACGCTGCTTCGCGCATTCTTGGCCAGCCTGGTCGGCGATCTCGGCTGGACTAAGCTCGACGGGGTTCATGTCGAGGAAGCCGACGAAATCGCGATCGAAGGGGATGCGAGCAAGGTTATTCTCGACGGCGAGACCTTTCGTGCAGGTGTCGGCAAGCCGATCCTGCTTCGCCCGGCTCAGCCGCTGTCGTTCGTGCGCCTCGCCGCTTGA
- a CDS encoding cysteine hydrolase family protein has protein sequence MDIDWNRTVLLPIDMQRAFDGPPWPKRWNDRVDENGRALLCKWREAGRPIIHVRHDSVAEGSTLGGGTDGNRFRPGFEPQDGEPVVSKSVNSAFIGTDLDLRLRRLGARHVVAFGISTDMCVSTTVRTGSNMGWDMLLADDACDCFELPDGKGGRIPAEAVQAAHVATLGFEFCKVLSTADLLKA, from the coding sequence ATGGATATCGACTGGAACCGGACCGTATTGCTGCCAATCGACATGCAGCGGGCATTTGATGGTCCGCCCTGGCCGAAGCGCTGGAATGACCGTGTCGACGAGAATGGGCGGGCCTTGCTCTGCAAATGGCGCGAGGCCGGTCGGCCGATCATCCATGTCCGCCATGATTCGGTCGCCGAAGGATCGACGCTGGGCGGCGGGACTGACGGCAACCGGTTCCGGCCTGGGTTCGAGCCTCAGGACGGTGAGCCTGTAGTCAGCAAGAGCGTCAACAGCGCCTTCATCGGCACGGACCTCGACCTGAGGCTGCGCCGGCTCGGCGCCCGTCATGTCGTCGCATTCGGCATTTCGACCGACATGTGCGTGTCGACCACCGTTCGTACCGGATCGAACATGGGCTGGGACATGCTGCTTGCCGACGACGCTTGCGATTGCTTCGAGTTACCCGACGGCAAAGGGGGCAGGATCCCGGCAGAGGCAGTCCAGGCCGCGCATGTCGCGACACTGGGCTTCGAATTCTGCAAGGTCCTGTCGACCGCGGACTTGCTGAAGGCCTAA
- a CDS encoding LptF/LptG family permease translates to MPRVSSLQLVDRYLARNIAVPLIGTLVLAAMLLVLDKMLRLFDFVINAGGPVSVVWRMLANLLPEYFSLGIPIGLLLGIILAFRKLALSSELDAMRGIGISYARLLRVPYIFAIGLLLVNIAIVGWVDPYARYRYEGLRFELKSGALGASIKVGEFNQFGRRMTLRIDGSEQNGTRLRGIFTALDDKSGTRISATAAEGQFLSTDDPDIIIFRLKRGRLVQEGPNFATPRTLSFNSYDLPINLPATDAFRGRGGNIEKELVLPEVWSRAYGGKAPSREHELAARANLHFRLVEIAMMLMLPLLGVALAVPPKRSNSSLGIFVGIVLVVTYHKINQYAEDAGAQGRMQPELALWLPFIALVILILWMYHVLAHRPGGQPIGALEAIFTKVGKTVRKVTPKRKFKRIESTA, encoded by the coding sequence GTGCCGAGGGTCTCAAGCTTGCAGCTAGTCGATCGCTATCTTGCGCGAAACATCGCGGTTCCGTTGATCGGAACGCTGGTGCTAGCGGCAATGCTGCTCGTGCTCGACAAGATGCTGAGGCTGTTCGATTTCGTGATCAACGCCGGCGGACCGGTCAGCGTCGTCTGGCGGATGCTCGCCAACCTGCTTCCCGAATATTTCTCGCTTGGCATTCCGATCGGACTGCTGCTCGGAATCATCCTCGCGTTCCGCAAGCTGGCGCTGTCGTCTGAACTGGATGCGATGCGGGGCATCGGCATCAGCTATGCGCGCCTGCTGCGGGTTCCGTATATTTTCGCGATCGGCCTGTTGCTGGTCAACATCGCCATCGTCGGCTGGGTCGATCCCTATGCGCGCTACCGTTACGAGGGGCTTCGGTTCGAACTGAAGTCAGGGGCGTTGGGCGCGTCGATCAAGGTCGGCGAATTCAACCAGTTCGGGCGGCGAATGACCCTCCGCATCGACGGCAGCGAGCAGAACGGCACCCGGCTTCGCGGCATCTTCACCGCGCTCGACGATAAATCCGGCACCCGCATTTCCGCGACCGCTGCCGAAGGTCAGTTCCTTTCAACTGACGATCCCGACATCATCATCTTTCGCCTGAAGCGAGGCCGCCTGGTGCAGGAAGGTCCGAACTTCGCGACACCCAGGACGCTGTCGTTCAACAGCTATGATCTGCCGATCAACCTTCCCGCGACGGACGCCTTTCGCGGGCGGGGCGGCAATATCGAAAAGGAACTGGTGCTCCCGGAAGTCTGGTCTCGCGCATATGGCGGCAAGGCTCCGAGCAGAGAGCATGAACTTGCCGCGCGGGCAAATCTCCATTTCCGGCTGGTCGAGATCGCGATGATGCTGATGCTTCCGCTGCTGGGCGTCGCGCTGGCGGTCCCGCCCAAGCGAAGTAACAGCTCGCTCGGCATTTTTGTCGGAATCGTGCTGGTGGTGACCTATCACAAGATCAACCAATATGCCGAAGATGCCGGCGCTCAGGGTCGCATGCAGCCCGAGCTCGCGCTGTGGCTTCCGTTCATTGCATTGGTGATACTGATCCTGTGGATGTACCACGTCCTCGCCCATCGGCCCGGAGGCCAGCCGATCGGCGCGCTCGAGGCCATATTCACGAAGGTGGGCAAAACCGTTCGCAAGGTCACGCCGAAGCGCAAGTTCAAGCGGATCGAGAGCACGGCATGA
- a CDS encoding fatty acid desaturase family protein, giving the protein MNKSVALDRVCAPVPAGGAVPLPRGDDKAMLKAAANLTRDLNVARPAIYWGDMLGSALIGYGGLTIAIVANSTLLAVAAGLIAVLALYRAGSFIHEITHLKPNAVPGFYWAWNALVGIPLLIPSFMYEGVHNQHHAKTYYGTAEDPEYLPLALMHPWTLPVFLIAAALAPVGMLIRFGILAPLSMLSPGLREAVVAKYSGLQINPRFRRPFPAGDFKRRWTIQEAAASVWAISLLALVATGIVPLRAFLMFIVISSGVMFLNQIRTLVAHLWENDGEPMTVTEQYLDSVNVPPPATMPALWAPVGLRYHALHHLLPGLPYHALGEAHRRISAELDAESPYYRSNYPGLSPLVVRLAVSSWKGR; this is encoded by the coding sequence ATGAATAAGTCAGTCGCCCTTGACCGCGTTTGCGCACCCGTTCCCGCCGGCGGAGCCGTGCCCCTGCCACGCGGCGACGATAAGGCGATGCTCAAGGCAGCCGCCAATCTGACCCGCGACCTCAATGTTGCAAGGCCGGCCATTTACTGGGGCGACATGCTTGGCTCGGCCCTGATCGGCTATGGCGGCCTCACCATCGCCATTGTCGCCAACTCGACCCTGTTAGCGGTCGCGGCCGGCCTGATTGCGGTCCTGGCGCTCTATCGCGCCGGCAGCTTCATTCATGAGATCACTCATTTGAAGCCCAACGCCGTGCCCGGCTTTTACTGGGCGTGGAACGCGCTGGTCGGAATTCCGCTACTGATACCGTCCTTCATGTACGAAGGCGTTCATAATCAGCACCATGCCAAGACATATTACGGGACGGCCGAGGATCCGGAATATCTGCCACTGGCGCTGATGCATCCCTGGACTCTTCCCGTGTTCCTGATCGCCGCGGCGCTTGCCCCGGTCGGCATGCTGATCCGGTTCGGAATATTGGCCCCGCTTTCGATGCTTTCGCCAGGCCTGCGCGAAGCGGTGGTCGCCAAATATTCGGGGCTGCAAATCAATCCGCGCTTCCGCCGGCCGTTTCCGGCCGGTGACTTCAAGCGCCGCTGGACGATCCAGGAAGCCGCCGCCAGCGTCTGGGCGATCAGCCTGCTCGCACTGGTCGCGACGGGTATCGTCCCGCTGCGCGCCTTCCTGATGTTCATCGTCATTTCCTCAGGCGTGATGTTCCTGAACCAGATCCGCACGCTCGTCGCTCATCTATGGGAGAATGACGGCGAGCCGATGACGGTGACCGAACAATATCTCGACAGCGTCAACGTCCCGCCGCCGGCGACAATGCCGGCGCTTTGGGCGCCGGTCGGGCTCCGCTACCATGCGCTCCATCATCTGTTGCCGGGGCTGCCCTACCATGCGCTGGGCGAGGCTCATCGCCGGATATCCGCCGAGCTTGACGCGGAGTCGCCTTACTATCGTTCGAATTACCCCGGCCTGTCGCCGCTGGTCGTGAGGCTCGCCGTCAGCAGCTGGAAGGGCCGCTAA
- a CDS encoding N-acetyltransferase translates to MSSEIVIRPVLNKADRKAFVDFAWEVYEHDPSWVPPLKDEVHGLLDPRKNPWFGHGKAQLWLAERDGKIVGRISAQIDDLVQTHMQPGTGQWGMFEALDGESAAVLIATAEDWLRGEGMTSALGPISISIWDEPGLLIEGFDEAPLVMMGHHRPEYRAWIEAAGYGKAKDLHTFELDIRIDMIPVIERLIKSGEANDRIRIRDVDKSNFDKEAAIILDILNDAWSDNWGFVPLTDAEIAYAGKKLKPIIVEDLVKIAEVDGEPMAFMITIPDMNEMIRDLNGKLFPFGFIKLLWRLHKVTTRRVRVPLMGVRKSLQGGRMASQLAFMLIEFTRRVCVDKYGIYIGEFGWVLEDNQGMMSIAQLPGAGINHTYRIYQKAL, encoded by the coding sequence ATGAGCTCAGAAATTGTCATCCGCCCGGTTTTGAACAAGGCCGACCGCAAGGCATTCGTCGACTTCGCCTGGGAGGTTTATGAGCACGACCCAAGCTGGGTTCCGCCCCTTAAGGACGAGGTCCATGGACTGCTCGATCCCAGGAAGAACCCCTGGTTCGGGCACGGCAAGGCGCAGCTGTGGCTGGCGGAGCGCGACGGCAAGATCGTCGGCCGCATCAGCGCCCAGATAGACGATCTGGTGCAGACCCATATGCAGCCGGGCACCGGCCAGTGGGGCATGTTCGAAGCGCTTGACGGGGAGTCCGCCGCCGTTCTGATCGCGACGGCCGAGGACTGGCTTCGGGGCGAGGGAATGACCAGCGCCCTGGGGCCCATCTCAATATCCATTTGGGATGAGCCGGGGCTGCTGATCGAGGGATTCGATGAGGCGCCCCTGGTCATGATGGGCCATCACCGCCCCGAATATCGGGCATGGATTGAGGCGGCCGGATACGGGAAAGCGAAGGACCTCCATACATTTGAGCTTGATATCCGGATCGACATGATCCCGGTGATCGAGCGGCTCATCAAGTCGGGCGAGGCCAACGACCGCATCCGAATTCGCGATGTCGACAAGTCCAACTTCGACAAGGAAGCGGCGATCATCCTCGACATTTTGAATGACGCCTGGTCGGACAATTGGGGCTTTGTCCCGCTGACTGACGCCGAAATCGCTTATGCGGGCAAGAAGCTGAAGCCGATCATCGTCGAGGATCTGGTGAAGATCGCCGAGGTAGACGGTGAGCCGATGGCGTTCATGATCACAATTCCCGACATGAACGAGATGATCCGCGACCTTAACGGGAAGCTGTTTCCGTTCGGGTTCATCAAGCTGCTGTGGCGGCTCCACAAAGTGACGACCCGCCGGGTGCGCGTACCCTTGATGGGCGTGCGCAAATCGCTCCAGGGCGGCCGCATGGCGAGCCAGCTTGCCTTCATGCTGATCGAGTTCACCCGCCGGGTCTGCGTCGACAAATATGGCATCTACATTGGCGAGTTCGGCTGGGTGCTTGAAGATAATCAGGGGATGATGTCGATCGCCCAATTGCCTGGCGCCGGGATCAATCACACTTACCGGATCTATCAAAAGGCGCTGTGA